Proteins found in one Cinclus cinclus chromosome 8, bCinCin1.1, whole genome shotgun sequence genomic segment:
- the DNASE2B gene encoding deoxyribonuclease-2-beta, with amino-acid sequence MPAGSAWCRLAVLLLFSVPLWAAEISCRNEDGETVDWFALYKLPKHAKGQIPMLGLEYLYMDALAPQWQLGKYLINMTQGALGQTLQQLYETYESKRNTTAYAIYNDEIPESDSKGSKCGHTKGFLLLDKSQGFWVIHSVPLFPPSPEDGYGYPPTGESFGQTAICITFKYDQFTEIDQQMLSYNPGIYSCSIPDIFQADLTNLQKLCAKSRLPSVPLRHLSKLQSAHGETFLHFAKSHLFIDDIYVAWMAQKLKTDLLAESWQRSGEKLYSNCSLDYHVYNINAIGMPLNSTFHSINDHSKWAVSRKYKDQWTCIGDLNRAAEQAWRSGGFICTQNEQIYKAFRHLIIHYESCTSAPRDL; translated from the exons ATGCCCGCGGGATCTGCATGGTGCCGccttgctgtgctcctgctgttCTCCGTGCCCCTGTGGGCAGCTGAGATTTCCTGCAGGAATGAAGACGGGGAGACGGTGGACTG GTTTGCTCTTTACAAGCTGCCAAAACATGCCAAAGGACAGATTCCCATGCTGGGACTGGAATACCTGTACATGGATGCCCTGGCTCCGCAGTGGCAGCTTGGTAAATATCTCATCAACATGACACAGGGTGCTCTTGGAcaaacactgcagcagctgtatGAGACCTATGAATCCAAG aggaacaccACTGCTTATGCAATATACAACGATGAGATCCCTGAATCAGACTCCAAAGGGTCGAAATGTGGACACACCAAAG GATTTCTGCTGCTGGATAAATCACAAGGCTTCTGGGTGATTCACAGTGTACCCTTGTTCCCTCCAAGCCCTGAGGATGGTTATGGATATCCACCTACTGGGGAGTCCTTCGGACAGACAGCCATCTGTATAACCTTCAAATATGATCAGTTCACAGAAATAG ACCAACAGATGCTGAGTTATAATCCAGGAATCTACAGCTGTTCCATCCCTGACATCTTCCAAGCTGATCTCACAAATCTCCAGAAACTCTGTGCAAAGTCCAGGCTGCCCTCAGTCCCCTTGCGCCACCTCTCCAAGCTCCAGTCAGCTCATGGGGAAACCTTTCTCCACTTTGCAAAGTCACACTTGTTCATAGATG ATATCTATGTGGCCTGGATGGCTCAGAAGCTGAAGACTGATTTGTTGGCTGAATCCTGGCAGCGTTCTGGTGAAAAGCTTTACTCAAATTGCTCTCTTGACTACCACGTATACAACATAAATGCAATAGGGATGCCATTGAACTCCACCTTTCATTCCATTAATGATCATTCTAAATGGGCTGTTTCAAGGAAATACAAAGATCAGTGGACATGCATTGGGGACTTGAACCGTGCTGCCGAGCAAGCTTGGAGAAGTGGTGGGTTTATCTGTACCCAGAATGAACAGATCTACAAAGCCTTCAGGCATTTGATAATCCACTATGAAAGCTGCACTTCTGCTCCCAGAGATCTATAA
- the LOC134046835 gene encoding uricase-like: MSSLQIKDIEVLNCEYGKNTIKFLRLHREGKKHFVKEVEVCAHLRLTSPQEYLEGNNSLVIPTDTIKNIVLVLAKKNGIPSLEQFAIDICNHFMTTFCQVAYVKTYVQEVPWQRLYEDGVPHIHSFICVPDGIRFCEAEQCRNGPLIVFAGIKDLKLMKTTQSGFEGFYKNEHTTLPERHDRILCGELFCKWSYGECKDFDFDCIWKKIRECILEAFAGPPDCGEYSPSYQKTVNCIQMLVLSRVSQVQVIEVVLNNTFYNVVDMKNLGLNNDKEVLVPVEAPYGSCACTLGRKKFFEAQGHMLRDERKCQFGLAAAQGN; the protein is encoded by the exons ATGTCTTCTTTGCAGATCAAGGACATTGAAGTGCTCAACTGTGAATATGGCAAGAATACCATTAAGTTCCTTCGCCTTCACAGGGAGggaaagaagcattttgttAAAGAAGTGGAAGTGTGTGCGCATCTCCGGCTGACTTCTCCTCAGGAGTACTTGGAAGGAAACAATTCTCTTGTGATACCTACGGACACCATAAAGAATATTGTCCTTGTGTTGGCCAAAAAAAATggg ATCCCAAGTTTAGAACAATTTGCTATAGATATCTGCAATCACTTCATGACAACATTTTGCCAAGTGGCGTACGTCAAAACCTACGTTCAAGAAGTACCATGGCAACGTCTGTATGAG GATGGCGTTCCCCACATCCACTCATTCATATGTGTTCCCGATGGGATCCGCTTTTGTGAAGCTGAGCAGTGCCGGAATG GTCCTCTGATTGTTTTTGCTGGAATTAAGGACCTGAAACTTATGAAGACAACACAGTCTGGATTTGAAGGCTTCTATAAGAATGAACACACCACACTTCCTGAAAGGCATGACAGGATCCTATGTGGAGAGCTCTTCTGCAAATGGTCATATGGCGAATGCAAGGATTTTGACTTTGACTGCATATG GAAGAAAATCCGTGAATGTATCCTTGAAGCCTTTGCTGGACCACCTGACTGTGGGGAATATTCACCCTCTTACCAGAAAACTGTCAACTGTATCCAGATGCTTGTCCTTTCCAGAGTGTCACAG GTACAGGTGATAGAAGTCGTCTTGAACAACACTTTTTATAATGTTGTAGACATGAAGAATCTAGGCTTGAACAATGACAAAGAA GTTTTGGTTCCAGTGGAAGCTCCTTATGGCTCCTGTGCTTGCACGCTTGGCCGGAAGAAGTTTTTTGAAGCACAAGGCCACATGTTGAGAGATGAGAGGAAATGTCAGTTTGGACtggcagctgcccagggaaactAA